The Temnothorax longispinosus isolate EJ_2023e chromosome 7, Tlon_JGU_v1, whole genome shotgun sequence genome contains a region encoding:
- the LOC139815806 gene encoding uncharacterized protein — MGLKHLEKKKPSYCHRLSRKKGALRRRQALKRRQENDAEIAASMDNESINFRESAASMDNESINFRESTVTLPDMMDSNCNTKVTQCPSQENKDEREKRERAEKKKRSLIWKRATGKAERKISDPNE; from the exons ATGGGTTTGAAACATTTGGAGAAGAAAAAGCCTTCGTATTGCCACAGACTGTCCCGGAAAAAAGGAGCGTTACGAAG GCGACAGGCTCTGAAGAGGCGTCAAGAAAATGACGCAGAAATTGCGGCAAGTATGGACAACGAATCCATCAATTTCCGAGAATCTGCGGCAAGTATGGACAACGAATCCATCAATTTCCGAGAATCAACGGTAACATTGCCCGATATGATGGATTCAAACTGCAATACCAAAGTAACGCAGTGTCCGTCGCAAGAAAATAAAG acgaaagagagaaaagggagagagccgagaagaagaaaagaagccTCATATGGAAAAGAGCGACAGGAAAGGCAGAAAGGAAGATCAGTGATCCTAACGAATAA
- the LOC139815802 gene encoding uncharacterized protein, which produces MDKSRRTYRKSKSEGGVASKLPPPTPSTTTATAVMPPPPPPPPPPSTTTAKAIIPPPPSTPMPPTMMTARRMTPPSLAPMPPTMTTARGMTPPSLAPMPPTMTTARGMTPPSLAPMPPTMTTASIATEVIPQSEERERASAMRKIANHVVRRELQKQRKNLGKNMRYAGGVYVQPARTPPSAYASPAPLPPPPPAYTPPYAPPYAPPYAPPYVPPYAPPYAPPYAPPYAPPYASPYAPPYAPPYAPPSASRWPYYKVILFEIFLHIFYILYVFYMYSFICINIWDK; this is translated from the exons ATGGATAAATCACGGCGGACATATCGTAAAT ccAAAAGTGAGGGAGGTGTGGCGAGTAAGCTGCCGCCACCGACCCCATCGACGACGACAGCAACGGCGGTaatgccgccgccgcctccgCCTCCGCCTCCGCCATCGACGACGACAGCAAAGGCGATAATTCCGCCTCCGCCATCGACACCGATGCCACCGACGATGATGACAGCAAGGAGGATGACGCCGCCGTCTCTGGCACCGATGCCACCGACGATGACGACAGCAAGGGGGATGACGCCGCCGTCTCTGGCACCGATGCCACCGACGATGACGACAGCAAGGGGGATGACGCCGCCGTCTCTGGCACCGATGCCACCGACGATGACGACAGCATCGATAGCGACGGAAGTTATACCACAAAgtgaggagagagagagagcgagcgcaATGCGTAAG atcgCAAATCATGTGGTGCGTCGAGAGCTGCAGAAGCAGCGGAAAAACCTGGGAAAAAATATGAGGTACGCCGGTGGAGTATACGTGCAGCCAGCGCGTACTCCACCGTCGGCGTACGCGTCGCCCGCGccactgccgccgccgccgccagcATACACGCCGCCATACGCGCCGCCGTACGCGCCGCCATACGCGCCCCCATACGTGCCCCCATACGCGCCCCCATACGCACCCCCATACGCGCCGCCATACGCGCCGCCATACGCGTCGCCATACGCACCCCCATACGCGCCGCCATACGCGCCGCCGTCGGCGTCAAGATGGCcttattataaagttatactCTTTGAGATtttcttacatatattttatattttatatgtattttatatgtattcttttatatgtataaatatatgggATAAATAA